In the Flagellimonas sp. MMG031 genome, one interval contains:
- a CDS encoding DUF72 domain-containing protein — protein MKFGKVDHPENVDFTIPPDHPDTQVVLSKTKTGTKTKVYVGCAKWNRQDLKNFYPRGTKDELEYYSTQFNSIELNATFYRIFPTDTYEKWRNKTPEDFKFFPKMTNEVSHLRRMNDKALEAVDRYLAITPLLGDKLGTIFLQMHNNFGPKNWDRVVRFVEYWPKEFPLAMEFRHTDWFNDEKVAQELFHLLEENNITNVLVDTAGRRDLMHMRLTTNEAFIRYVGANHPSDYPRLGDWIDRLSSWIAMGLEHIHFFVHQNMEVESPLLSAYFIKQLNSKLGFDLHIPKTTLPPQKGLFD, from the coding sequence ATGAAATTCGGAAAAGTAGACCATCCTGAAAACGTCGATTTTACCATTCCTCCTGACCATCCTGACACCCAAGTTGTTTTGTCCAAAACCAAGACTGGCACTAAAACCAAGGTATATGTGGGCTGTGCCAAATGGAACAGGCAAGATCTGAAGAATTTTTACCCAAGGGGCACAAAAGATGAACTGGAATACTACTCGACCCAATTCAACAGTATTGAACTGAATGCGACCTTTTACCGCATCTTTCCTACGGATACTTATGAAAAATGGCGCAACAAAACCCCGGAGGACTTCAAATTCTTCCCAAAAATGACCAATGAGGTCAGCCATTTGCGCCGTATGAACGATAAGGCGCTCGAGGCGGTGGACCGGTATTTGGCCATAACCCCTTTGCTTGGGGACAAACTCGGCACCATCTTTTTACAAATGCACAATAACTTTGGCCCCAAAAACTGGGATAGGGTAGTGCGGTTTGTGGAATATTGGCCCAAGGAATTTCCGCTGGCCATGGAATTTCGACACACCGATTGGTTCAATGATGAAAAAGTGGCACAGGAACTTTTCCATTTATTGGAAGAAAACAACATCACCAATGTTTTGGTGGATACCGCAGGCAGGCGAGACCTTATGCATATGCGATTGACCACTAACGAGGCCTTTATTCGTTATGTAGGAGCCAACCATCCTTCGGATTATCCCCGTTTGGGTGACTGGATAGATCGATTGTCTTCGTGGATAGCCATGGGGCTTGAACACATTCACTTTTTTGTGCATCAAAACATGGAGGTAGAATCACCCCTCTTATCGGCTTATTTTATAAAACAACTAAACTCCAAATTGGGTTTTGACCTACATATTCCCAAAACGACACTGCCGCCGCAGAAAGGGCTGTTCGATTAA
- a CDS encoding hotdog domain-containing protein, which yields MRFHTRKWVKPEDLNANGTLFGGKVLAWIDEEAVLYSIIQLENKKIVTKYMSEINFMSTAHEGDIIEIGIEVIKFGVTSISLNCEVRNKMTHESIVTVDNIIMVNLDENGNPKAHGKTKIEYVKDRLAKKEKEEDKAAS from the coding sequence ATGCGATTTCATACAAGAAAATGGGTTAAACCAGAAGATTTGAACGCCAATGGAACGCTTTTCGGGGGCAAGGTGCTGGCCTGGATAGACGAAGAAGCGGTATTGTACAGCATCATTCAATTGGAGAACAAGAAAATCGTAACCAAATATATGTCCGAAATCAATTTTATGAGTACCGCCCATGAGGGAGATATCATTGAAATCGGGATAGAAGTCATAAAGTTCGGGGTCACCTCAATTTCACTCAACTGTGAAGTACGAAACAAGATGACCCACGAAAGTATTGTTACCGTAGACAATATTATCATGGTCAACCTGGACGAAAACGGGAATCCGAAGGCCCATGGAAAAACCAAGATCGAATACGTAAAGGACCGATTGGCGAAAAAAGAAAAAGAAGAGGATAAAGCCGCTTCCTAA
- a CDS encoding dipeptidase — translation MKYLSLLLTLALLVSCAEKKPEKTESLEEKAQRIHDSVITIDTHDDINVQNFTDSINYTQRLETQVNLPKMKEGGLDAVFLIVYTGQDTLTTEGYAKASENAMAKFDAIHRLCEEIAPDQIELALTSDDVRRIAASGKKVAMIGVENAYPIGEDLSKIEEYQKRGALYMSLSHNGHSQFSDSNTGERDSVWLHNGLSELGKKAVAEMNRVGIMIDVSHPSKEAMKQMIALSKAPIIASHSSARALCDHSRNLDDEQLMLMKENGGVVQTVAFSSYLNTEKHEARSAYMTEVYKKVADSLGVAWYERSQFATLTDAQREEFFANYRKVMNIGEEWAETDASAPPAVNVADFVDHIDYMVELIGVDHVGISSDFDGGGGIEGWSDASETFNVTLELVKRGYTEEEIAKLWGGNLLRVLDEVQAVAQTMD, via the coding sequence ATGAAATATTTAAGTTTACTATTGACCCTTGCCTTACTTGTCTCCTGTGCGGAGAAAAAACCTGAAAAAACAGAAAGCTTGGAAGAAAAAGCACAACGGATTCATGATTCCGTGATCACTATCGATACGCATGACGATATCAACGTGCAAAACTTTACGGATAGCATTAACTACACCCAACGACTGGAAACCCAAGTCAACCTTCCCAAAATGAAGGAAGGTGGATTGGATGCCGTCTTTTTGATTGTGTACACAGGTCAGGATACGTTGACCACCGAAGGATATGCCAAGGCATCAGAAAATGCCATGGCCAAGTTCGATGCCATTCACCGACTCTGTGAAGAGATAGCACCGGACCAGATAGAATTGGCTTTAACTTCGGACGACGTAAGACGTATTGCCGCATCTGGCAAAAAAGTGGCCATGATCGGAGTTGAAAATGCTTATCCCATCGGTGAAGATCTATCCAAAATAGAGGAATACCAAAAAAGAGGAGCGCTTTACATGTCGCTTTCCCATAACGGTCACAGCCAATTCAGTGATTCGAACACAGGGGAAAGAGATAGCGTTTGGTTGCATAACGGCCTAAGCGAATTGGGCAAGAAAGCGGTAGCAGAAATGAACCGTGTAGGAATCATGATCGATGTATCCCATCCCTCCAAAGAAGCTATGAAACAAATGATAGCGCTGTCCAAGGCCCCCATCATTGCCTCGCATTCTTCTGCTAGGGCACTTTGCGACCACAGCCGAAACTTGGACGATGAACAGCTGATGCTGATGAAAGAAAATGGCGGTGTGGTGCAAACGGTGGCCTTTAGCTCCTATTTGAACACCGAAAAGCACGAAGCCCGATCTGCCTACATGACCGAAGTGTATAAAAAAGTAGCGGATTCCTTAGGGGTTGCGTGGTACGAGCGCTCACAATTTGCTACACTGACCGATGCGCAACGGGAGGAGTTTTTCGCAAACTATCGAAAAGTGATGAATATTGGCGAGGAATGGGCCGAAACAGATGCTTCTGCCCCACCAGCTGTCAATGTTGCCGACTTTGTGGACCACATTGACTATATGGTAGAGTTGATCGGTGTTGATCACGTTGGTATCAGTTCCGATTTTGATGGAGGTGGCGGTATCGAAGGCTGGTCCGATGCTTCGGAAACCTTCAATGTTACCTTGGAACTGGTCAAAAGAGGGTATACGGAGGAAGAAATTGCCAAATTATGGGGCGGTAACCTTTTGCGTGTCTTGGACGAAGTTCAGGCCGTGGCCCAAACCATGGATTAG